A window of the Hevea brasiliensis isolate MT/VB/25A 57/8 chromosome 6, ASM3005281v1, whole genome shotgun sequence genome harbors these coding sequences:
- the LOC110637006 gene encoding cysteine--tRNA ligase 2, cytoplasmic isoform X1, whose translation MAKKVNFKIFNTMIKTTEDFKPLVPGKVGMYVCGVTSYDLSHIGHARAAVVFDVLFRYLQHLGYEVTYVRNFTDIDDKIIHKANELGEDPLSLSNRFCEEYLIDMDSLQCLLPTHQPRVTDHMEQIKDMITQIINNGFAYVVEGDVFFAVDKFPNYGQLSGQKLENTRAGERVAVDTRKRNPADFALWKAAKPGEPSWESPWGPGRPGWHIECSAMSAHYLTFKFDIHGGGSDLAFPHHENEITQSAAACQESHVSYWMHNGHVTNNNEKMSKSLGNFFTIRQVTERYHPLALRYFLMSAHYRSPLNYTVLQLEGSSDAIFYIYQTLQDCEDALSSFQDGSLKEGVELNDKKVGITADAQKCINKLREEFETKMSDDLSTSHILIGAFQEALKFINSSLSMLKKKQQKQQLSLIQSLTEIEKEAKLVLKILGLLPPCTYAEVLQQLKEKALKRAGLTEQDVLGLIEERAIARKNKDFSRSDRIRVDLTAKGIALMDVGRETVWRPCVPFEPEQDAPSVVVEQNPPSAVSS comes from the exons ATGGCGAAAaaggtaaattttaaaatattcaaCACAATGATTAAGACAACGGAGGATTTCAAGCCCCTAGTCCCTGGTAAAGTCGGCATGTATGTGTGTGGCGTTACTTCCTACGATTTAAGCCACATTGGTCATGCTCGCGCTGCAGTTGTCTTTGACGTCCTCTTCAG ATATCTACAACACTTAGGTTATGAAGTTACTTATGTGAGAAATTTTACAGATATTGATGACAAG ATAATTCATAAAGCAAAtgagcttggtgaggatccattATCTTTAAGCAACAGATTTTGCGAAGAATATCTCATTGACATGGATAGTCTGCAGTGCCTCCTTCCAACGCATCAACCACGTGTGACTGACCACATGGAACAGATCAAGGACATGATTACACAG ATCATCAACAATGGCTTTGCATATGTTGTTGAAGGAGATGTGTTCTTTGCTGTCGACAAATtcccaaattatggtcaattgTCTGGGCAGAAACTGGAAAATACTAGAGCTGGTGAACGTGTTGCTGTTGACACAAGAAAACGTAATCCTGCCGACTTTGCATTATGGAAG GCTGCAAAGCCAGGTGAGCCAAGTTGGGAGAGCCCATGGGGTCCTGGAAGACCGGGATGGCACATAGAGTGCAGTGCAATGAGTGCTCACTATCTAACATTCAAGTTTGACATCCATGGTGGTGGAAGTGATTTAGCTTTTCCTCATCATGAAAATGAGATTACACAGAGTGCTGCTGCATGCCAAGAAAGCCATGTGAGTTATTGGATGCATAATGGGCATGTTACTAATAACAATGAGAAAATGTCAAAGTCCTTGGGTAACTTTTTCACAATCCGTCAG GTTACTGAACGGTACCATCCACTGGCTTTGAGGTACTTTTTGATGAGTGCACACTACCGCTCTCCCCTCAATTACACCGTTTTGCAGCTGGAAGGTTCATCAGATGCCATATTTTACATTTATCAG ACATTGCAAGATTGTGAGGATGCTTTGTCATCATTTCAAGATGGAAGCCTGAAGGAGGGTGTGGAACTGAATGACAAGAAGGTTGGAATCACTGCTGATGCCCAAAAATGCATCAATAAACTACGTGAAGAGTTTGAGACTAAAATGTCAGATGATTTAAGCACCTCACATATCTTGATTGGTGCTTTCCAAGAAGCCTTGAAGTTCATAAACAGTTCTTTAAGCATGCTCAAG AAGAAACAACAAAAGCAACAACTATCATTGATTCAATCCCTTACTGAAATAGAGAAAGAAGCCAAGTTAGTTCTGAAAATTTTGGGGCTACTTCCCCCTTGCACTTATGCTGAG GTTTTGCAGCAGCTAAAAGAGAAGGCGTTGAAGAGGGCTGGACTAACAGAGCAGGATGTGCTGGGGCTTATTGAGGAAAGAGCAATAGCGAGGAAAAACAAGGATTTTTCAAGAAGTGATCGGATCAGGGTTGATTTGACCGCAAAAGGCATTGCGCTTATGGATGTGGGGAGGGAAACAGTTTGGAGACCATGTGTCCCTTTTGAACCAGAACAAGATGCACCATCTGTTGTAGTAGAACAAAACCCACCATCAGCTGTATCAAGTTGA
- the LOC110637006 gene encoding cysteine--tRNA ligase 2, cytoplasmic isoform X2, whose protein sequence is MDSLQCLLPTHQPRVTDHMEQIKDMITQIINNGFAYVVEGDVFFAVDKFPNYGQLSGQKLENTRAGERVAVDTRKRNPADFALWKAAKPGEPSWESPWGPGRPGWHIECSAMSAHYLTFKFDIHGGGSDLAFPHHENEITQSAAACQESHVSYWMHNGHVTNNNEKMSKSLGNFFTIRQVTERYHPLALRYFLMSAHYRSPLNYTVLQLEGSSDAIFYIYQTLQDCEDALSSFQDGSLKEGVELNDKKVGITADAQKCINKLREEFETKMSDDLSTSHILIGAFQEALKFINSSLSMLKKKQQKQQLSLIQSLTEIEKEAKLVLKILGLLPPCTYAEVLQQLKEKALKRAGLTEQDVLGLIEERAIARKNKDFSRSDRIRVDLTAKGIALMDVGRETVWRPCVPFEPEQDAPSVVVEQNPPSAVSS, encoded by the exons ATGGATAGTCTGCAGTGCCTCCTTCCAACGCATCAACCACGTGTGACTGACCACATGGAACAGATCAAGGACATGATTACACAG ATCATCAACAATGGCTTTGCATATGTTGTTGAAGGAGATGTGTTCTTTGCTGTCGACAAATtcccaaattatggtcaattgTCTGGGCAGAAACTGGAAAATACTAGAGCTGGTGAACGTGTTGCTGTTGACACAAGAAAACGTAATCCTGCCGACTTTGCATTATGGAAG GCTGCAAAGCCAGGTGAGCCAAGTTGGGAGAGCCCATGGGGTCCTGGAAGACCGGGATGGCACATAGAGTGCAGTGCAATGAGTGCTCACTATCTAACATTCAAGTTTGACATCCATGGTGGTGGAAGTGATTTAGCTTTTCCTCATCATGAAAATGAGATTACACAGAGTGCTGCTGCATGCCAAGAAAGCCATGTGAGTTATTGGATGCATAATGGGCATGTTACTAATAACAATGAGAAAATGTCAAAGTCCTTGGGTAACTTTTTCACAATCCGTCAG GTTACTGAACGGTACCATCCACTGGCTTTGAGGTACTTTTTGATGAGTGCACACTACCGCTCTCCCCTCAATTACACCGTTTTGCAGCTGGAAGGTTCATCAGATGCCATATTTTACATTTATCAG ACATTGCAAGATTGTGAGGATGCTTTGTCATCATTTCAAGATGGAAGCCTGAAGGAGGGTGTGGAACTGAATGACAAGAAGGTTGGAATCACTGCTGATGCCCAAAAATGCATCAATAAACTACGTGAAGAGTTTGAGACTAAAATGTCAGATGATTTAAGCACCTCACATATCTTGATTGGTGCTTTCCAAGAAGCCTTGAAGTTCATAAACAGTTCTTTAAGCATGCTCAAG AAGAAACAACAAAAGCAACAACTATCATTGATTCAATCCCTTACTGAAATAGAGAAAGAAGCCAAGTTAGTTCTGAAAATTTTGGGGCTACTTCCCCCTTGCACTTATGCTGAG GTTTTGCAGCAGCTAAAAGAGAAGGCGTTGAAGAGGGCTGGACTAACAGAGCAGGATGTGCTGGGGCTTATTGAGGAAAGAGCAATAGCGAGGAAAAACAAGGATTTTTCAAGAAGTGATCGGATCAGGGTTGATTTGACCGCAAAAGGCATTGCGCTTATGGATGTGGGGAGGGAAACAGTTTGGAGACCATGTGTCCCTTTTGAACCAGAACAAGATGCACCATCTGTTGTAGTAGAACAAAACCCACCATCAGCTGTATCAAGTTGA